A segment of the Carya illinoinensis cultivar Pawnee chromosome 1, C.illinoinensisPawnee_v1, whole genome shotgun sequence genome:
ATACTCACCGTAGATTTGGTTAAATCCATTGTAGGAAGGTTTATTTAAGTCTCTATTTAAGTTTCTATGGTTTATTTTGTTGAGAAATCTATGGAATCGATGAATCAatcaatggccgagtcgactctTCAATTCGCATACTGTTTGAACGTTGGATAGGGCGTTTGAACGGTAAGAACCAAACAGACCTAATCAATTATGTACTGTTCGAATGTTATTTTAACCATTCTAATGATACCCCATTCAAATGTATTTTTAGGCGTTCGAACGAGACAAGCCAAACAGGTGTCATACCATTCAAATACTATATATTCTCGTTAAGATTTAGTactttctatcttttatttatttattttttatttttataatggaaaatattttatgttttgtaaatttagtatttaattatgaattagtattattttatattttctgaactagatattgatttatattattcctattatttaattgataaatttcttataattactatttagtataaatataattctataaaaaaaattatgaacacTGTTCGAACCTTacaaaatacgttcgaacagtGCTGATTCATCATTCGTAAGGTGAAATTGGTACCTTCAAACAGCAGAGCACTTTtccattataataattttacttaacaCCCCCAAATGTACATATGAACGGTTAAATTTAACTGTTCGAGCGTTAAAACATTACATTCGAACGGTTTCATTATTAgggacaaaatatttcattcctaATTATACCATTCGAACGGTATCCATCTTCCATTGATGTTTTGACACGAAATATGAAATTCTTCtctaaatctcactttttgagatgaaatgaaattcgtcatctcaaaataaaatcgTTTCAAAAAgtcttttttgttgtagtgtacgTGTGATTGAGAAAAGGGTGTCGAAAAAGCCAATCGATGGTCCCGGCCTATTggaaatattaacatatatgaATTTAAATGATGATCAATTATAATATCATGTGGTCTCAGTACTGAAAAAGTTCTCCAAGTATTAGTCTCTGGCCTCCAAAtggtttaattaattaattctagctagctagctagtgcgCAGATACTCGTGACTATTAAAGTGGCAGCTAGTAATCATTTAATCCATTATATAATAAGTATGGtggtacaattatttttatttcaaacaacgtatatataatatacgatCAGATCAGAGCAGTTCCACGAATATCGAATATCCTTACGttcatctttttttcttgtaatCATGGACAGATgtgttttgttgattttgtttgACCAAAAGATCCGCTTCATCCATGTACAGTCGTCCGCATAtaatattatgcatttataaGTGGAGCGAACACAGAATCCCTAGATTTTTAGTGCCTTGCAATTCAGTGGTAATAGGCGAAGGCCAGCCGATCGGCTAgaatttttattctaaattaacaCGTACAcaccatatatgtatatatatacacgtaggAAAAATCTATAGTTGTAAGCGATTCTGCGCATCAATACGTACACTCATCTAATGTAATTGGTCAGAAaataaactttattaaaaatagtgccaatttaaattttgaatataaaaacatCAATATTAGTATGCAGATTGGTATGCGGATTCACttgtacataacaaaactcatatatatatatatagctcttGAACCTTACCTGTCAAAGAAGAATCGATTAAAGGTAGGTTTGGGTGTTGAAAAGTgtttataaaagttgtaaatagtagtaaaaagtaggtaaaaagtaataataaaagaattaatagtaataaaaagtatgtgaaaagtaattaataatagtaaaagtaaatgaaaaataataataaagtaataaatagtaatgagaaaTGTTGAGAGTACTTGAGGTGCAGTACTCTCAATACCCAAACGCAGCCATCGCTCATGATCATGATAACATTTTATAAAACAGTGTAGCGACTTTGGAGCTTGATGAATTAAGGCCATCAATCAGTCTAGGACCAACCTTCAAGCTATTAAAAACTTCAATATAGGTACAAGCTGGGTATAGGTTCAAATATTGATCATAATCAATTGTTCTGCAAGTCAATTTGAAAGTGCGGCATTTTCATGACTTCGGTTATATAGAGTTAGGGGATGTGTCAAGTTTCTGATGAACACTTGAAGGTAAGACTCAGTGAATACAAAATAGAAACAGAGGAGATGAAGAGAAAGAATTTCACGTTATTGAATTAATGAATTAATACAACTTATAGAATGTATTTatagagataaaagaaaataacagaaaaataaCCAACTTTTTATATCTTTTCCTACTTTAACCTGTGCTTCTCTAGACTTTAATTCCATTTGCTCAATTTGTGAagctatactccaacaccccccctcaagatgaacatgTATATTAAGAATGTTCATCTTGCGAAGAGTGTGATGAAAAGGGAGAGAGCCTAAAGGCTTTGTGAAGATATCTGCCAGCTGCAATTTGGAAGGAATATGGAAAAGTTTAATAATATTCTGTTGCAGCTTTTCTCGAACAAGATGGCAGTCAATTTGTATGTGCTTTGTTCTCTCATGCTGAACTAGATTGGTAGCAATGGACAATGCTGATTTACTGTCTATATAGAGTAGTGTTGGTTGTTGATGGCTGATGTTCAAGTCTTGCAAGGCATAAAGGAGCCACTGGACCTCACAGGTTGTTGAGGCAAGGGCTCGGTATTCTGCTTATGCAGAAGATCTGCTAATGGTAGCCTGCTTTTTACTTTTCCATGAAATCAATGAGTTACCTAGAAAAATAGCAAAGCCTGTTACACTCCTTCGAGTGTCAACACACCCTGCCCAATCACTGTCTGAGAAGGCAATTAATTGTAATTCtgatgaagaggagaagaataagCCTTGCCCTGGTGTAGCTTTGAGATATCTGAGTACTCTAACAGCTGCTTGGTGATGACTAATAGCTGGTTTGGCAAGGAATTGACTCAGAACTTGAACTGAATATGCAAGGTCAGGTCTAGTAATTGTTAGATACAATAACCTTCCAACCATTATTCTATAAGCAGAAGGATCTTCATAGAGATCAGAATCTGTTGCAGTAAGTTTAAGATTCGACTCCATTGGAAAGGCAGAAGGCTTAGCACCAAGAATTCCAGTATCTTGAAGTATGTCTAAGGCATACTTTATTTGACAGATTGATATGCCATTTTTAGACCTTGCCACTTCCAAGCCAAGGAAGTATTTGAGTTCCCCCAAATCTTTAATTGTGAACTTGTCATGTAAAAACTTTTTAAGTAATTCAATCTCTATCGAACTGTCACTAGCCAGTAGAACATCATCTACATAGACTAGGAGTGCTATAAAAGAGGATTCAGATTTCTTAATGAATAAAGAACAATCTGAATTTCCTTGAGTAAAACCATAATCAAGTAAAGCAGTGGATAGTTTTGCAAACCATTGCCTAGAGgcttgttttaaaccataaagGCTTTTGAGAAGTTTACAAACTTTGTTGTCACCTTTAACAGCCAATCCAGGGGGCAATTCCATATAAACTTCTTCATGTAGATCTCCATGTAAAAATGCATTATTCACATCTAGTTGATGAATGTGCCAGTTTTTAACTGCTGCTATAGCAAGAATTAACCGAATAGATGTGATCTTGGCTACTGGAGAGAATGTGTCAAAGAAGTCTAAgccttcttgttgagtgtagcCTTTAGCTACTAATCTGGCTTTGTGCCTTTCTATAGTGCCATCTGCCTTGTACTTAATTCGAAATACCCATTTGCAACCTATGGTCTGTTTGTGTTGAGGAAGAGTAACAAGTTCCCAAGTTTTGTTTAACTCTACggcatttaattcattttgcaTAGCAACTTGCCATTCAGATATTTTGGCAGCTTGTTTGTAGGTTTTGGGTTCTTGTGTGGCTGAAATGGATACTAGAAAGGCTTTATGAGATGTGGATAATCGATTTGCAGAGAGAAAAGCAGAAATAGGATAGAGAGTACCTAAATTATCAGAACAACCAACAGAAGTAGATGATTGATTTGCACTTGGAACAGTAGAAACATTACCACAATAATAATCCTGCAAGAATATTGGTTGTTGtttaattcttgaagattttCTGAGTTGTTGTATGTTTGAGGCAGATTGGTCAGATTCATTAGTATTGGAAATCTCCTGAGCATTAGGCAAAGAAGGTGAGTCAAAATGTAGAATTGGTTCATTAGGCAAAGAGGCTAGATTCTGATCTAATTGAATGATAGTAGAGGGATTATGATCTTTTCTGGTTTGATCATGAAAGAATTCTGAAGTAGAGTTGGTTGGAGGAAATAGAAAAGAGTGTGTCTCAGAATATGAAATAGGTGAAAGAGCCTTAAAGGGAAAACTATTTTCATAGAAAACTACATTTCTCGAAATGACTATTTTGTTTGTATTAAGGTCCATCAGCTTATAGCCTTTTATATCAGAGGGGTAACCTAAGAAAAGGCATTTTGTagctcttggatcaaatttatgTCTATGATTTGGAAGTGTTGAGGCAAAACAAAGACAACCAAAAACTTTAAGATGGGAGAGGTTAGGTGCTTTGTTAAAAAGCATTTCAAATGGTGTTTTATTTTTGAGAAGGGGGGTAGGAATTCTGTTTATGATGTGGGCAGCAGTCAACACACAATCACTCCAAAAAGTTAAAGGTatatttgcttgaaacattaagGCTCTGGCAGTGTTTAACAAGTGTTGATGCTTTCTCTCcacaactccattttgttgtggagttttCACACAACTCCTTTGATGTATAATGCCATGATCATCATAGAATTGAGTTAAAAAGAATTCTGGTCCATTGTCTGTCCTTATTGTTTTGATAGGAACACTGAATTGTGTTTTTACCATTTTATAGAAACTTTTAAGTATAGAAGAGACTTCAGATTTTGTTTTGAGCATATAAACCCAAGTACATCGTGTGAAGTCATCAACTATAGTGAGAAAGAATCTGAAACCAGAATATGAAATAATACTAAAGGGACCCCATatgtcacaatgaatcaagTCAAACATTTTATTAGAAGCAGTTTCAGATTCAGGAAAAGAAAgttttctttgctttgctaaATGACATATATCACAAACATTTGTAGAATCAAGAGATATGGATGATTCTAATTGTTTAAGAGAAGGTAATCTGGAACTAGAAACATGGCCTAATCTATAGTGCCAAAGATCTAATTGAGTTTGAGTAATGATGGAAGCAAAGGATGGAGAATTAAACTGGGGTTGATTGCAGGTAGCAGCTTTTGTAGTAGCTTGAGATAAGTGGTAAAGACCATGTTTCTCAAAtgcaatcccaatcatcttcttgGCTGATTGGTCCTATAAAAGGCAGTAAGAATCAAAAAAGGATACAGAGAGATTAGATTCTTTTGTAAGTTTGGAAACAGATAGCAAATTGAATGAAAAACTTGGAACACATAACACATTATGTAGAAATAATGTGTTCGAGAGGCATACAGTACCAATATAAGTAGCTGGGACAGAGTTGCCATTGGGCAGATTAATAGAAGTATTAATTGGTTTAGGTGTGGAGGAGTAGAGGAGGGGTGAACAAATCATGTGATCTGTTGCACCAGTATCCAAGATCCATGAAAAATTATGCTGTGAAGCTGAAGAAACTGAATAACAAGAAGAAAACTCTATAGGGAGTAGCATTGGTTTACCAGAAAATTGAGAAGTAACAAGATTCACAGCTGGTGTAGGAGATGGATTTGAATTTGCAAGTGCTAACAGTTTAGTAAATTCCTCAGAAgttaaagaaaacttttgattcTCATTACTATTTTGAATGTAGACCTCTCCAGTTGAAATGGCAGCACGGGCAGTAGGGAAATTTCGCCTTCCTTTAGGTCCAGTCCAACCAGGAGGGTAACCATGAAGTTGGAAACATTTTTCCACTGTATGTCCATGATATCCACAATGAGTGCAGTACAAAGAAGACTTCTTCTGCTTGTCTTTGGAAAACTTTGACTGAACCAATGACTGATTATTCTGTTTTACTAACAAGGCATGAGTTTCATGGCCTACAAAATTGGTTAGTTGTCATTGGCTTTCCTCTTGAAGTAGTAATGAAAAGACTTTGGCCATGCTTGGTAATGGAAAAACAAGAAGTAATTGACTCCTGATTGAAGCATAGGAATCATTTAACCCAACCAAGAACTTTAATACATAATCAGATTGCTGTCGAAGTAGTAAGAAGTCAAAAAGATTGCATGTACATGATGCCATCTTTCCACAAGTGCAAGTTGGGAATAGTCTGTAGCTAACATATTCATCCCATAAGGTTTTGAAAGCATTGAAGTATTTAGTGATTGATAAAGAACCTTGAGTTATAGAACTGAGAGctttttcaagatgaaaaactcTTGGACCATCACTTTTTAAGTATCTAGTTTTCAACTCATTCCAAAGATCAACAGCCGAGACAACATAAAGCAAACTATTCCTTATTTCTTTAGAGATGGAATTCATTAACCAAGAAAGTACCAAATTGTTGGCACGCAACCAAGCAGTATGAAGAACTTGTTGAGTAGCAGGAGGAGCAGTAATCGAACCATTGATAAATGCCACCTTGTTCTTGACAGTCAATGCTATGGTGATTGATCGACTCCATGCTATGTAATTATCTCAAACAAAGATTTCTGAGACTAGAAGAGCTCCAGGATTGTCACTTGGATGTAGATAATAGGGACTAGAGGAATCATCAGAGGGATTTATGACAGAATTTGaagaatttgtaaaattttcagAAGGATCCATTTCAGAAATCTATCCAAGAAAGAGcaagaaaatgcaagaaagtgCAAGAAGGATCACTACAAAAATTCTCGAGCAGAATTTTGTACTGCAGatttcaagaagaaaaaaaaatgaaagttaaGAAGATGAATTTGCGGAAGCAATAATGTTttcaatctgataccatgtcaagttTCTGATGAACACTTGAAGGTAAGACTCAGTGAATACAAAATAGAAACAGAGGAGATGAAGAGAAAGACTTTCACGTTATTGGATTGATGAATTAATACAACTTACAGAATGTATTTatagagataaaagaaaataacagaaaaataaCTAACTTTTTATATCTTTTCCTACTTTAACCCGTGCTTCTCTAGACTTTAATTCCATTTGCTCAATTTGTGAAGCTATACTCCAACAGGATGCTTGGGTAATTCTATAGTATGATCATCGCAAGAAAGTATCTGTTTATCCAATagaggcatatatatatatatattatattcccCGCCGGttacataaaaaacaaaaatagtacCGTATAACAACAGCAAGCGAAACCCACCCGGTCAGAAATCCATAGCCAAAGACACCAATGGATATCTTTCTATTTCATtatgaagaaaagaaacaacaacatgatataaaataaaaccgATCGATACATGAGTAGTGGGTCAAGGCACAAGGAAATTAATTCTGGAGAATGATCTTGGGGACTCCAATTAATTATGTAGATTCTCTAATGATCAGATCAGGGCATTTTAAAAGTCCAAAACTTGCAAACCGTTCAAATTTGAGAGCATACAGTCCGTATATTAGTTTATAGAAAACCTAGTGGTTAAGATCATTCTAATATTAGGAATGAAACACTCTCCAAGATTATAAATACTAAAGCAAACAGGAACTTGTGTCATCATCGGGCTTCTACGTATATACCTCCCTGTCCAATTCCTCCTTCCTCTTACTGCCTGAGTTTTTTCAGAGCCATCTCATTCTATCATACAAAAAAAGCGAGTCAATTACATTCCTTCGCTAATGGAAAAAGTCCAAGCCATGTATAAATGTGTCATTCTTCTTGCACTGGTTGCTTTCCATGAAGCTCTGGTAATTCAAGGAAGGCAAATAAAGTCAACAAAACAAAAGCAGTACAGAAGTCCTAGAGATGATCTGCATGCAGGCTCTAGCAGGGAAACTAGAAAACGAGGCAGCAAAACAGCCGCCATGATCAGCTCCTTTGACAGCGCCGCACCGCATGATCAATATGATCCAAAAACAACATATGCAAGTCACATTCCTAGTACTGTCGATCAATCTGtgacaagaaagaaagaagcttCTATCCCGCCCATGAAAACAAATTACAGCTTTAGCTTCCACGACTCAGAAGTGGCACATAATAAAGATGATTTCCGATAGACAACACCTGGCAATAGCCCTGGGGTTGGTCATTCATTCCAAAACCAGGAAGCGAATGTTGAATCAAAAGCACGAGCTAAGGGCAAGGGTGTTAGGCATTCTCTTACAGGATTCAAAGATAATTACCAGCCCACGGCACCCGGACACAGCCCTGGTGTTGGTCATGTTTTTCAAAGTAAAAACGAAGAACCAAATTAATCGTGACTAGGCGTTTATATCTTAGTGTTTGCAATGGTCATTGGCGTTTATATCTACACAATCTGTCTGAAGGGGATAAGCACCCACACCAAGACTAAATTTCGGAACCTTCAAGTTATTGAAAGGCCTTGCCATGATAATGACATTGAGCTATCCGAAATTCATTAcactcatttcccaaaacctgaaACTTATAGCAGGTAATTCAGAACTTCTGTCAAAGGATTATGTTGGGAGTTCATTCAAATGGGctaattccattttttttttttttttaagattgtaACCAGGGCCAAGTGTGAGCATAATCCTGTACAATTCTTTGCCATCTTGTCAATGCAGAGGTCGAGATGTAGGTGGTTTGAGACCCTATTAAATAGTCATGTTTGTTGAGCCTCTAGCCTgtccaaaatcacacaagatgatatttaagtggttcagcaaatggcctacgtccactggagcctctctTACTGAATTTGTACGAAATTACAAAACTCAACAAATTCTCTCTCAcgtcctctctttctctttgttttcctCCACCCTATTTTTTATACAACTGAGCTCTcccttttataggagagagcaacTATGATTCCAGACTAAAGGAATTCGGTGCAACAATTTGTTGCAGAGATTTGGGTGGCGCCTAATacaacaaaatagaaaatggtGTTGTGTGGGATGATGCTGAGCAAGTGGACTGGTTTCACACTTAGGGTgattttcaacaatcaccccctccacccaagtgtgtcatACCAGACAgcttacaaactgattcatttttcaaatgaatgtacctcattctttgacatgagagacttctactatcgaatacgctccaatgcacccgagggTACTCAGCAGTGTATAATATTGATCAAGttcaaacagtgttggaacttgatccatATGACGACTTTCCTCAACATATTTGATAGATTAtgttcagtgccaatcttcttaAGTTTGATAtcctcttcttctaatatttcatgTACAAAGTGAAATTGGACATCTATGTATTTCGTTcaagagtgatatacttgattcttggtcAAATGAATTGCAttttgactgtcacagtaaacggtaacctcttgctgcttaaagcccaaatctgttaccaatccctgaaaccaaatagcttctttcacggcttctgttacagccatgtattcaacctcagtggatgatagtgcaattgtcaactgcaaagttgatcgccaactaactggtcctccagccatagtgaacacatatctaGTTATCGATCAGTGTTTGTccagatcacctgcatagtctgagtcaacatattcAGTTACTagaacttcaaaccaatatctacggtCCCTAAAATATACCGTaaaatccacttagccgcatgccaatgagcCTTTctaggattatgcatatagcaactaactaagctaacggcctgggagatatcaggtcgtgtacacaccatggcatacattaagcttccaactaTACTTGCATATGAGACATTCCTtatgtagtcccgctcttcatcagttttaggagactgcaatgcactaagcttgaaatatggggccataggagtactcaccagCTTCATCTTCGAGTCAATGTTGAAGCGTTGcaatattctcttcagatactgcttctgagtaaggtgaattgtacctttcaccctatctctgctgatctccatccccaatATTCTTTGTGCTTTttccagatctttcatttcaaactcatgacttAACTAAGTTTTTAAGTGATTTATCTCCCCCTtccttttacatgcaattaacatatcatctacatataaaagcaaataaatgaaagatccatttgcaagttttctgaaatacacacaatgatcgtattggcaacgaatgtatttcagatccatcataaagtggtcaaaccgcttataccattgTCGAGGTGACTGGTTCAAGTCACAGAGTGACTTCTTtagactgcatacccaattttcttttccagcttctttaaaaccttctagttgagacagataaatctcctcttttagatcaccatgtaagaaagttgtctttacatcaagctgtgctaactcaagatcatattgtgcaaccaaagttagtaatatccgaatggatgaatgcttcacaaccgaagagaatacttcactataGTTAATTCcttctgtctgagcgtagcccttggctaccaacctagctttgtatcgtacttcatttttagcagcttgatcatctttctgattgaagatccacttatagccaattgtcttctttccttttggaagcggcacaagctcccaagtctgattctagtgaagagactgcatctcttcattcattgccTTTGTTCATTTAACTTGTTCACTAgactgtatggcttctctgcaagtggttgggatctcacccccttcagctggtaatgcatatgtcacatagtctgcaaaACGTGTCGGTACACATTTCTCTCGTCTTGGtttgttggttgctattgattcgggttgacatggaggtattgtgactggactatcaaccttatcttgtccatgcttttctgaattctttgaagtaataaacttcACATTCTGTGAATCATCTGATATTTCGCCATCATTACTACCTTAATTGGAATCTTTATACTTATGTGACTTAGGCATTTCAGATTCGTTggatgtaacatctctactgatgattaactttttagactctatgcaccagagtctatacctttttacactagtactaaagcctaagaatttttctttcttggctctaggatcaagcttactttctttagcatgatagtaagcaggacatccgaaaacatgtaaagagtcataatcagtagcatatgtacctctc
Coding sequences within it:
- the LOC122293362 gene encoding uncharacterized protein LOC122293362, with the protein product MVIGVYIYTICLKGISTHTKTKFRNLQVIERPCHDNDIELSEIHYTHFPKPETYSRAKCEHNPVQFFAILSMQRSRCRWFETLLNSHVNVSSNGEIFSVKDRRKNISSIVQNLDRVYNLDWLSNASKNQCTTEVGFKWMLNQVLMCLNLC